A region of Lepeophtheirus salmonis chromosome 13, UVic_Lsal_1.4, whole genome shotgun sequence DNA encodes the following proteins:
- the LOC121128460 gene encoding uncharacterized protein — protein MSTLYLTLLFLLCCAFNAMGLISEFECRDSSNNCPLLVSTTSDACLLPRYQWMCPEQCGVCQASCRDTGASCFEQSEFCLQKSMQKQCPKSCASCDECEDLINSDLCSGYTHRCEEDTSVQYACRKTCELCDDSCNDASVHESLCYKFENNEYCTKNLTMDFMKRACRLTCGFCEPEVC, from the exons ATGTCTACTCTATATCTTACTCTTCTCTTTCTTCTCTGTTGTGCTTTCAATGCAATGGGACTCATCTCGG aattcgAGTGTCGAGACAGTTCCAATAATTGTCCTTTACTAGTTTCAACGACTTCAGATGCATGTCTATTGCCTAGGTATCAATGGATGTGCCCAGAACAATGTGGTGTTTGTCAAG caagTTGCAGAGACACAGGTGCTTCGTGCTTTGAACAATCAGAGTTTTGTCTACAAAAAAGTATGCAAAAGCAATGTCCAAAAAGTTGTGCTTCTTGTGATG agtGTGAGGATTTGATTAATTCAGACTTATGCAGTGGTTACACACATCGGTGTGAGGAAGATACAAGTGTTCAATATGCGTGTAGAAAAACATGTGAACTTTGTG aTGATAGTTGCAATGATGCCAGCGTTCATGAAAGCttatgttataaatttgaaaacaatgaaTATTGCACAAAAAATCTTACTATGGATTTCATGAAAAGGGCGTGTCGACTAACATGTGGATTCTGTGAACCTGAAGTGTGCTAG